A single Pantoea rwandensis DNA region contains:
- the bcsG gene encoding cellulose biosynthesis protein BcsG produces the protein MSDNKPSTLHASWWRGLGGWNFYFLIKFGLLWYGYLNFHALSNLVFLAWLLFPLPSRRLHRVRHWISLPIGFALFWHDTWLPGLESIMSQGSQVAGFSSAYLLDLLERFINWQMIGAGFVLLVLYLFVAQWIRITVLVSLMLIWLNVLTIAGPAMNLLPTKAATPEVGLSNPPAATKAPDGLDQSAPPTSANLTSWLNRFYDSERQRATHFPDALPADSQPFDILVINICSLSWSDMDVAQLRDHPLWKHFDILLNNYNSATGYSGPAGIRLLRASCGQTSHSNLYKATDQRCYLFDNLAKLGFKQELMMDHTGVFGNYLKELREEGNLQAPLMSQAGIAPELTSFDGSPVFNDGQLMQRWLDDRTKSSDARSATFYNLIPLHDGTRELGSTRTADWQPRAKVLFDQLDTFLTNLEKSGRRVMVLVVPEHGAALQGDKMQMSGLRDIPSPGITHVPVGIKFVGMKAPHQGQPLSIDTPTSLLAISEIISRVVDGQVFNAPNVNMSMLADNLPQSPVVSENDNAVVMMYQGKPWIRLNGGDWVPYPQ, from the coding sequence ATGAGTGATAACAAACCTTCGACGCTGCACGCTTCGTGGTGGCGCGGTCTCGGCGGCTGGAATTTCTACTTCCTGATCAAATTTGGTCTGTTGTGGTACGGCTACCTGAATTTTCATGCGCTGAGCAATCTGGTGTTCCTGGCCTGGCTGCTATTCCCGCTGCCGTCACGTCGTTTGCACCGTGTGCGCCATTGGATTTCGCTGCCGATTGGCTTCGCGCTGTTCTGGCATGACACCTGGCTGCCGGGGCTGGAATCAATCATGAGCCAGGGCAGCCAGGTTGCGGGCTTCTCCTCTGCTTATCTGCTCGATCTACTGGAGCGCTTTATTAACTGGCAGATGATCGGTGCAGGCTTTGTCTTGCTGGTGCTGTACCTGTTTGTCGCCCAGTGGATTCGCATCACAGTGCTGGTGTCACTGATGCTGATCTGGCTTAACGTGCTGACCATTGCCGGACCGGCGATGAATCTGCTGCCAACCAAAGCGGCGACCCCGGAAGTGGGACTGAGCAACCCACCTGCGGCAACCAAAGCACCGGATGGCCTGGACCAGTCAGCACCGCCGACCAGCGCCAATCTGACGTCCTGGCTCAATCGCTTCTACGACAGTGAGCGCCAGCGCGCGACCCATTTCCCGGATGCGCTACCCGCGGACTCGCAGCCGTTTGATATTTTAGTGATCAACATCTGTTCGCTGTCCTGGTCGGATATGGATGTGGCCCAGCTGCGTGATCATCCCTTGTGGAAACACTTCGATATTCTGCTGAACAACTACAACTCAGCCACCGGCTACAGCGGTCCGGCGGGGATCCGTTTATTGCGTGCCAGCTGCGGCCAGACTTCACACTCCAATCTGTATAAGGCCACCGACCAGCGCTGCTATCTGTTTGATAATCTGGCGAAGCTGGGCTTTAAGCAGGAACTGATGATGGATCATACCGGCGTGTTTGGTAACTATCTCAAAGAGTTACGTGAAGAGGGCAATTTGCAGGCACCGCTGATGTCACAAGCGGGAATAGCACCAGAATTGACTTCGTTTGATGGTTCGCCGGTGTTTAATGACGGTCAATTGATGCAGCGCTGGCTCGACGATCGCACCAAAAGCAGCGATGCGCGCAGTGCCACCTTCTACAACCTGATTCCGTTGCATGACGGCACGCGCGAGCTCGGCAGCACGCGTACCGCTGACTGGCAACCGCGCGCTAAAGTACTGTTTGATCAGCTGGATACGTTCCTGACCAATCTGGAGAAATCGGGTCGCCGCGTGATGGTGTTGGTGGTGCCGGAGCACGGTGCTGCACTGCAGGGCGATAAAATGCAGATGTCCGGTCTGCGTGATATTCCCAGCCCAGGCATTACGCATGTACCGGTGGGCATTAAATTTGTCGGGATGAAAGCGCCGCATCAGGGGCAGCCGTTGAGCATTGATACGCCAACCAGCCTGCTGGCGATTTCCGAAATCATTTCCCGTGTGGTGGATGGTCAGGTATTTAACGCCCCGAACGTCAATATGTCGATGTTAGCGGATAATTTGCCGCAATCACCGGTGGTGTCCGAGAATGATAATGCGGTGGTGATGATGTATCAGGGTAAACCCTGGATTCGTCTGAACGGCGGCGATTGGGTGCCTTATCCGCAATAG
- the bcsF gene encoding cellulose biosynthesis protein BcsF, whose translation MTLMDWVQVAILLLLILLFLKSLFVRWLPRSSTSLLMRLLPPRALKSEGQWQRKSAKTDTKP comes from the coding sequence ATGACACTGATGGATTGGGTGCAGGTGGCGATCCTGCTGTTATTAATTTTACTGTTCCTGAAATCGTTGTTCGTGCGCTGGTTACCGCGCAGTAGCACCAGCCTGCTGATGCGTCTGCTGCCACCGCGTGCGCTGAAGTCGGAAGGGCAGTGGCAACGCAAATCTGCGAAAACGGATACCAAACCGTAA
- the bcsE gene encoding cellulose biosynthesis protein BcsE: MKNRYALGLQQVQQELVTLQNPGFYWITSQRQEDARVLLRQVVSHQQAATLVSSDEKPQSLLTPDPLTGPARIPLFSLPANKASLQHLENDFARVLNSRSGLVLFYSNAAQWSKLSEDELTLWVKRMRRLLIKKQITLLLITSGASIIHLRNHLQRYFRQLDGVAHLEFRQDSWQYRINWWYSADKLLADRAIRLSCNENQFIAINDVEQTTPLSLNDENQFLAQEGVLEGAPPLSSQWQLFSDNESVFSRAQQANAATVIFSLAHNQDINALAKMVHSLRRSRGNALKIVVREISTSLRYSDERLLLACGVNAIVPGAQTLSRFLTTLEGIQGQQFTRHVPANLPALMQALQPLQQKGYLQLESFCAAVQQLMSNTLLPENDKGLMVALRPVPQLKPEQILTLCKPRRFGDLVTLINDRIYLFLSSCRFNDLDIALKSIFSLPHDELFSNRVVWFEDNQILSEVHKIRQLTPVAQREVPMAPIEVPQANKVSAANLRGAQTPQPIILNLDGDRR; this comes from the coding sequence ATGAAAAATCGCTATGCGCTTGGCCTACAACAGGTTCAGCAGGAATTAGTTACCCTGCAAAATCCGGGGTTTTATTGGATTACCAGTCAGCGTCAGGAAGACGCGCGGGTACTGCTGCGTCAGGTGGTGAGCCATCAACAGGCGGCAACCCTGGTCAGTTCAGATGAGAAGCCTCAGTCATTACTGACGCCGGACCCACTGACAGGACCGGCGCGCATTCCCTTATTTTCGCTGCCGGCCAATAAAGCCAGCTTGCAGCATCTGGAGAATGATTTCGCGCGTGTGCTGAATAGCCGAAGTGGTTTAGTGCTGTTTTACAGCAACGCTGCGCAGTGGAGTAAATTATCCGAGGATGAGCTGACGCTCTGGGTTAAACGCATGCGGCGGTTGTTGATCAAAAAACAAATCACGCTGTTATTGATCACCTCGGGGGCGTCAATTATTCATCTGCGTAACCATCTACAGCGTTATTTTCGCCAACTTGATGGTGTCGCACATTTAGAATTCCGACAGGATAGTTGGCAATATCGAATTAACTGGTGGTACTCCGCAGACAAATTACTGGCTGACCGTGCGATTCGCTTGAGTTGTAATGAGAATCAATTCATTGCCATTAATGACGTTGAACAAACCACCCCTCTTAGCCTTAATGATGAAAATCAGTTTCTGGCACAAGAAGGGGTGCTGGAAGGCGCACCGCCACTCTCCAGCCAGTGGCAACTGTTTAGCGATAATGAAAGCGTATTCTCGCGTGCACAACAGGCCAACGCCGCCACGGTCATTTTTAGTCTGGCCCATAACCAGGACATTAATGCCCTGGCAAAAATGGTCCACAGTTTGCGCCGTTCGCGCGGCAACGCATTAAAGATCGTGGTGCGCGAAATCAGTACCAGTCTTAGGTATAGCGATGAGCGATTGTTGCTGGCGTGTGGCGTGAATGCCATCGTGCCCGGCGCTCAAACGCTGTCACGCTTTCTCACCACGCTGGAAGGGATTCAGGGCCAGCAGTTTACGCGTCATGTTCCGGCCAACTTGCCCGCGCTGATGCAGGCACTCCAGCCGCTGCAGCAAAAAGGGTATCTGCAGTTGGAGTCTTTCTGCGCGGCGGTGCAGCAGCTGATGAGCAATACGCTGTTGCCGGAAAACGACAAAGGGCTGATGGTGGCATTGCGTCCGGTGCCACAGCTGAAACCCGAGCAAATTTTGACGCTGTGCAAGCCGCGTCGTTTCGGTGATTTGGTGACGCTGATTAACGATCGCATCTATCTGTTCCTGTCATCTTGTCGCTTCAACGATTTGGATATCGCGCTGAAATCGATTTTCTCGCTGCCGCACGATGAGCTGTTCAGTAATCGCGTGGTGTGGTTTGAGGACAACCAGATTTTATCGGAAGTGCACAAGATTCGTCAGCTGACGCCCGTGGCGCAGCGTGAAGTGCCGATGGCGCCCATTGAAGTCCCTCAGGCGAATAAGGTGTCCGCTGCTAACCTGCGTGGGGCGCAAACCCCGCAGCCCATTATTCTCAACCTCGATGGAGATCGCCGCTAA
- the bcsR gene encoding cellulose biosynthesis protein BcsR, whose product MKTENAFSLIASTTEDQDDINTLSEAFSLQAFRYIDIAREERLNSLLTRWPLLRELSAAQEPER is encoded by the coding sequence ATGAAAACAGAGAATGCCTTTTCGCTGATCGCGTCAACTACTGAAGATCAGGATGACATTAATACCCTGAGCGAAGCCTTTTCACTACAGGCATTTCGCTACATTGATATTGCCCGCGAAGAGCGACTGAATAGTCTGCTGACACGCTGGCCGCTGCTGCGTGAATTATCTGCCGCTCAGGAGCCAGAACGCTAA
- the bcsQ gene encoding cellulose biosynthesis protein BcsQ has protein sequence MPVIALQGLRGGCGATSLSAALGWALNALQESVLVIDFSASNQLAAHFNLALNHTQGWVPALLEQQPWQQCAQRYQTGLDFLPFGVLTPQQCLSLQNADEQLAAPLLKALPALKSHYRWVIFDLPADLLPWQRSFAIHADRLLQVLSLDANCQLRLHHPRFLPHTLFLINQFNANSQLQQDLHQLWLRTLKNLIPQVIHRDEALAEALMMKQPVGEYRPHALASEEINTLANWLILNVAGGAA, from the coding sequence ATGCCGGTTATTGCCTTACAAGGTTTGCGCGGCGGTTGTGGCGCAACATCACTCAGTGCGGCGCTTGGCTGGGCGCTTAATGCCTTACAGGAGTCGGTGCTGGTCATAGATTTTTCCGCCTCGAATCAACTGGCCGCCCATTTTAATCTAGCGCTCAATCACACCCAGGGCTGGGTTCCCGCACTGCTGGAACAGCAGCCGTGGCAGCAGTGCGCGCAGCGCTATCAAACCGGTCTCGATTTCCTGCCGTTCGGCGTGCTAACCCCTCAGCAGTGCTTAAGTCTGCAAAATGCCGACGAACAGCTTGCTGCGCCGTTGCTGAAGGCGCTGCCGGCCCTGAAATCACACTATCGCTGGGTGATCTTCGACCTTCCAGCGGATCTACTGCCGTGGCAACGATCCTTCGCCATTCACGCCGATCGTCTGTTGCAAGTGCTATCGCTGGATGCCAACTGCCAGTTGCGGTTGCACCATCCGCGTTTTTTGCCGCATACGCTGTTTTTGATTAATCAATTCAACGCCAACAGCCAGCTACAACAGGATCTGCATCAACTGTGGCTGCGCACGCTGAAGAACCTGATTCCGCAGGTGATTCACCGCGATGAAGCACTGGCAGAAGCATTGATGATGAAACAACCGGTGGGCGAATATCGTCCTCATGCACTGGCGAGCGAAGAAATCAATACGCTGGCGAACTGGCTAATACTGAACGTTGCGGGTGGTGCGGCGTGA
- the bcsA gene encoding UDP-forming cellulose synthase catalytic subunit: protein MNPLRWLLVPQAWQALQSRARVARQHGAGRLTVMLHLLWCVLAWSLLRLETPGWQRLLQQRQRYYPQISPLRPRPLDVLRYAMQSLWLMLVLPLDNSARSERKRFNAFGPLFRWRQQCYQWLGALPARMAKTGVHLRTGQLLQKLPPRIRQLLFIVAAIVASLLALLCISQPFGITTQFVFVLLLWGLAMMVRRVPGRLSTIMLIVLSLTISCRYLWWRYTETLNWDDPLSLTFGLLLIGAETYSWTVLVLGYFQTLWPLNRQPVSMPPEITSWPSVDILVPTYNEPLSVVKPTIYAAMGIDWPQDKLNIYLLDDGTREEFREFAASVGVNYVVRPTHEHAKAGNINHALKVACSSDYVAIFDCDHVPTRSFLQLTMGWFLKDHRLAMLQTPHHFFSPDPFERNLGRFRQTPNEGSLFYGLVQDGNDTWDAAFFCGSCAVLRRTALDQIGGIAVETVTEDAHTSLRLHRQGYTSAYIRIPQAAGLATESLSAHIGQRIRWARGMVQIFRLDNPLMGKGLKLVQRLCYANAMLHFLAGIPRLIFLLAPLAFLLCHAYIIYAPALAIAIYVLPHMVHTSLTNSRIQGRWRHSFWSEVYETVLAWYIARPTTVALFNPHKGKFNVTAKGGLVEERHLDWVITKPYMMLVLLNIAGIGMAFWRMAYGPANEMLTIWVSLVWVVYNMIILGGAVAVSVEARQIREAHRVEIAMPAAIAREDGHMVPCTLRDYSDGGVGVELREADALKEDEPVWLLLRRGQQEFSFPCQVQRVFGRRAGIRLHQLTTRQHIEFIQCTFARADTWALWQDGFPEDKPVQSLADIMVLGFKGYLRLAEYGPVPLRRLFRALTSLVSWLATLLPQGIGRAPAAIKTDFS, encoded by the coding sequence GTGAATCCGTTGCGCTGGCTGCTGGTACCTCAGGCCTGGCAGGCGCTACAAAGCCGTGCCCGCGTGGCTCGCCAGCATGGCGCGGGCCGCTTAACCGTGATGTTGCATCTGCTCTGGTGCGTGCTCGCCTGGTCGCTGCTGCGGCTGGAAACGCCCGGCTGGCAGCGCTTGTTGCAACAGCGTCAGCGATACTATCCGCAAATCTCACCGCTGCGTCCTCGCCCGTTAGACGTTCTGCGTTACGCCATGCAGAGCCTGTGGCTGATGCTGGTGTTACCGCTCGATAACAGCGCACGCAGCGAGCGTAAACGGTTTAACGCGTTTGGCCCACTTTTCCGCTGGCGTCAGCAGTGTTATCAATGGCTGGGAGCGCTTCCCGCACGCATGGCGAAAACGGGCGTTCATCTGCGTACCGGACAGCTCTTGCAGAAACTGCCACCGCGTATACGCCAACTGCTGTTTATTGTCGCGGCGATTGTCGCCAGCCTGCTGGCGCTGTTGTGTATTTCACAGCCGTTTGGCATCACCACGCAATTTGTCTTCGTACTTCTGCTGTGGGGCCTGGCAATGATGGTGCGCCGCGTGCCGGGCCGCCTCTCCACCATCATGCTGATTGTGCTGTCGCTCACTATTTCATGCCGCTATTTGTGGTGGCGCTACACCGAGACCCTGAACTGGGACGATCCGCTGAGTCTGACATTCGGTCTGCTGCTGATTGGCGCTGAAACCTATTCGTGGACGGTATTGGTGCTGGGTTACTTCCAGACGCTGTGGCCACTGAATCGCCAGCCCGTTTCAATGCCGCCGGAAATCACTTCCTGGCCCAGCGTCGATATTCTGGTGCCGACTTACAACGAGCCGCTGAGCGTGGTGAAACCGACCATTTATGCCGCAATGGGCATCGACTGGCCGCAGGACAAGCTCAACATCTATCTGCTGGATGACGGCACCCGTGAGGAGTTTCGCGAATTTGCCGCCAGCGTGGGCGTCAATTATGTGGTGCGCCCCACCCACGAGCATGCCAAAGCGGGCAACATCAACCATGCATTGAAAGTGGCCTGCAGCAGTGATTACGTGGCGATTTTTGACTGTGACCACGTGCCGACCCGCTCCTTCCTGCAGCTGACCATGGGCTGGTTCCTGAAAGACCACCGCCTGGCGATGCTGCAAACGCCGCACCACTTCTTCTCACCCGATCCGTTCGAGCGTAACCTCGGTCGCTTCCGCCAGACGCCGAATGAAGGCTCGCTGTTCTACGGCCTGGTGCAGGACGGCAACGATACCTGGGATGCAGCGTTCTTCTGCGGCTCTTGCGCCGTATTGCGCCGCACCGCGCTGGATCAGATTGGCGGCATTGCCGTTGAAACTGTGACCGAAGATGCGCACACCTCGCTGCGTCTGCATCGTCAGGGATATACCTCTGCCTATATTCGTATTCCGCAGGCGGCGGGCCTTGCCACCGAGAGTTTGTCCGCGCACATCGGCCAGCGTATTCGCTGGGCGCGCGGCATGGTGCAGATTTTCCGCCTCGACAATCCACTGATGGGCAAGGGCTTAAAGCTGGTACAGCGGCTGTGCTACGCCAACGCCATGTTGCACTTCCTCGCCGGGATTCCGCGCCTGATCTTCCTGCTGGCTCCGCTGGCGTTTCTGCTGTGCCACGCCTACATCATCTACGCGCCCGCACTGGCGATTGCGATCTATGTGCTGCCGCACATGGTGCACACCAGCCTGACTAACTCACGCATTCAGGGACGCTGGCGTCACTCATTCTGGAGTGAAGTGTATGAAACGGTGCTGGCGTGGTATATCGCGCGTCCCACCACCGTCGCGCTGTTTAACCCGCACAAAGGCAAGTTCAACGTCACGGCGAAAGGCGGCCTGGTCGAAGAGCGTCATCTCGATTGGGTGATCACCAAGCCTTATATGATGCTGGTGCTGTTGAATATTGCGGGTATCGGCATGGCGTTCTGGCGCATGGCGTATGGCCCAGCCAACGAGATGCTCACCATCTGGGTGAGCCTGGTGTGGGTGGTATACAACATGATTATTCTCGGCGGCGCCGTGGCGGTTTCAGTGGAAGCGCGCCAGATTCGCGAAGCACATCGCGTCGAGATTGCCATGCCCGCCGCCATTGCACGTGAAGATGGCCATATGGTGCCGTGCACCCTGCGTGACTATTCAGATGGCGGTGTGGGTGTCGAACTGCGTGAAGCGGATGCGCTGAAAGAGGATGAGCCCGTGTGGCTGCTGCTGCGCCGTGGCCAGCAGGAATTCAGCTTCCCGTGCCAGGTACAACGCGTATTCGGCCGACGCGCCGGTATTCGCCTGCATCAGCTCACCACTCGCCAGCATATTGAATTTATCCAGTGTACCTTCGCCCGTGCCGATACCTGGGCGCTGTGGCAGGACGGCTTCCCGGAAGATAAACCGGTGCAAAGCCTGGCCGATATTATGGTGCTGGGTTTCAAAGGTTACCTGCGTCTGGCGGAGTATGGCCCTGTCCCATTGCGCCGTCTGTTCCGGGCACTGACTTCCCTGGTGAGCTGGCTGGCGACACTGCTGCCACAGGGCATTGGCCGCGCACCTGCGGCAATCAAAACCGATTTTTCATAA
- the bcsB gene encoding cellulose biosynthesis cyclic di-GMP-binding regulatory protein BcsB: protein MTMTRKLSWFTALLLGTATLAQAAPQPSAPEAPRTSAQIPLPTVSQPLDANAPLRDSQLLFNQVAPPPGSMTLRGTEPTSQIEFGVRSDEVVTRALLTLSYRPSPALIPTLSQLKVYLNDELVGLVTVTADQLGKENQTQLPIDPRFIGDFNRVRLELVGHYANVCENPANSTIWMDIGKESKLDLTLQKLPLKNDLSHFPEPFFDARDSRPLQLPMVFSNQPNLLQQRAAGILASWFGSKAQWRGQSFPVLYNQLPKEQHAVVFATNDHRPDFLKDLPPVEKPTVEMVSQPDNPYEKMLLILGRDDNDLLTAVEGIAQGELLLRGDTSTIDSVKMLAPRQAYDAPNWVRTDRRTTFAELTQYQNQLQADGLQPNPISLTLNLPPDLFLVRARGIDMDLIYRYTSPIQQDGSRLAVHLNNQFMQDYPLTPKDTAGQQIMHIPLMQGLQDSNRQLTIPALRLGVVNQLRFSFDYANTFIGGTADGRCETVTAVGHHVVIDDNSSIDFSGYRHYIEMPSLGAYANAGFPYSRYADLAQTLVLVQPKPANGEVSTMLNALGAIGAQTGYPALRVQMSDDWKQAKDKDADLLMIGGIPQDLQDDKKINLLVNAARSWINMPSRPITAQNVPVSASDRAVESQTGISSRGPMGAIVGFQSPFNDQRSVVALLADSPRGWDLLNNALLDSGKRAAVFGSATIVRESGVTSVRVGDTYFVGHLPWWERLWNLLATHPVWLAICAVVVVILFALMAWRLMRMVSRRRLAELEDDE, encoded by the coding sequence ATGACCATGACGAGAAAACTGAGCTGGTTTACTGCCCTGCTGCTGGGCACCGCAACGCTGGCACAGGCCGCGCCGCAGCCTTCCGCTCCTGAAGCGCCGCGCACCAGTGCACAGATACCGCTGCCAACAGTCAGCCAGCCGCTGGATGCCAATGCCCCGCTGCGCGACAGCCAACTGCTGTTTAATCAGGTCGCGCCTCCGCCAGGCAGCATGACACTGCGCGGCACGGAGCCCACCAGCCAGATTGAGTTCGGCGTGCGCAGTGATGAAGTGGTGACTCGCGCCTTGCTGACGCTCAGCTATCGCCCTTCACCCGCGCTGATCCCGACGCTGTCGCAGCTCAAGGTCTATCTCAACGATGAACTGGTGGGGCTGGTCACCGTCACCGCCGATCAGCTGGGCAAAGAGAATCAAACCCAGTTGCCGATCGATCCGCGTTTTATTGGCGATTTTAACCGCGTGCGCCTCGAACTGGTGGGTCACTACGCCAACGTGTGTGAGAACCCGGCCAACAGCACCATCTGGATGGATATCGGTAAAGAGAGCAAGCTCGATCTGACGCTGCAAAAACTGCCGCTGAAGAACGACCTGTCACACTTCCCGGAACCGTTCTTTGATGCGCGTGACAGCCGCCCGTTGCAGTTACCGATGGTGTTCAGCAATCAGCCTAACCTGCTGCAGCAGCGCGCGGCGGGTATTTTGGCTTCGTGGTTCGGCAGCAAAGCGCAGTGGCGTGGTCAATCCTTCCCGGTACTGTATAACCAGTTGCCGAAAGAGCAGCATGCGGTGGTGTTTGCCACCAATGACCATCGCCCTGACTTCCTGAAAGATCTGCCACCGGTGGAGAAACCCACGGTGGAAATGGTGAGCCAGCCGGACAATCCCTACGAAAAAATGCTGCTGATCCTCGGCCGGGATGACAACGATCTGCTGACTGCCGTCGAAGGCATTGCCCAGGGCGAACTGCTGCTGCGTGGTGATACCTCGACCATCGACAGCGTGAAAATGCTGGCACCGCGTCAGGCCTATGATGCGCCTAACTGGGTGCGCACCGATCGCCGCACCACATTTGCTGAACTGACGCAGTATCAGAACCAGCTGCAGGCCGATGGTTTACAACCGAATCCCATCAGCCTGACGCTGAACCTGCCGCCCGACCTGTTCCTGGTGCGCGCGCGCGGCATCGACATGGATCTGATTTACCGCTACACCTCGCCGATCCAGCAAGATGGATCGCGTCTGGCGGTGCATCTGAACAATCAGTTCATGCAGGATTACCCGCTGACGCCGAAAGACACGGCAGGTCAGCAGATCATGCACATTCCGCTGATGCAGGGCCTGCAAGACAGCAACCGCCAGCTGACCATCCCGGCGCTGCGCCTCGGCGTCGTCAACCAACTGCGCTTCAGCTTTGATTACGCTAACACCTTTATCGGTGGCACCGCCGACGGTCGCTGCGAAACCGTCACCGCTGTAGGCCATCATGTGGTGATCGATGACAACTCCAGCATCGACTTCTCCGGCTATCGCCACTACATCGAAATGCCTTCGCTGGGTGCTTACGCCAACGCCGGTTTCCCTTACAGCCGCTACGCCGATCTGGCGCAGACGCTGGTGTTAGTGCAACCGAAACCTGCCAACGGTGAAGTCAGCACCATGCTGAACGCGCTGGGCGCTATAGGTGCACAGACCGGCTATCCGGCGCTGCGCGTGCAGATGAGCGATGACTGGAAACAGGCAAAAGACAAAGACGCTGACCTGCTGATGATCGGCGGCATTCCGCAGGATCTGCAGGACGATAAGAAGATCAACCTGCTGGTGAATGCGGCGCGCAGTTGGATCAACATGCCATCGCGTCCGATTACCGCGCAGAACGTGCCGGTGTCCGCCAGCGATCGCGCGGTTGAAAGCCAGACCGGTATCAGCTCACGTGGGCCGATGGGGGCGATAGTCGGCTTCCAGTCGCCGTTTAACGATCAGCGCAGCGTGGTCGCACTGTTAGCCGACAGCCCGCGCGGCTGGGATTTGCTGAACAATGCCTTGCTCGACAGTGGCAAGCGCGCCGCTGTGTTCGGGTCTGCCACCATCGTGCGTGAATCGGGCGTCACCAGCGTGCGCGTCGGCGATACTTACTTCGTCGGCCATCTGCCATGGTGGGAACGTTTGTGGAACCTGCTGGCGACCCACCCGGTATGGCTGGCGATTTGTGCCGTCGTGGTGGTGATTCTGTTTGCTCTGATGGCATGGCGCCTGATGCGCATGGTGAGCCGTCGCCGCCTGGCCGAGCTGGAAGACGATGAATAA